A region of Paenibacillus thiaminolyticus DNA encodes the following proteins:
- a CDS encoding class I SAM-dependent methyltransferase has product MKSLFFAFLMDCWRKGFADEDKLHSYVPKYISAEECREIIEETKQ; this is encoded by the coding sequence ATGAAGAGCCTATTTTTCGCATTTCTTATGGACTGCTGGCGCAAGGGATTTGCTGATGAAGATAAGCTTCACTCGTATGTTCCTAAGTACATTTCGGCTGAAGAGTGTCGGGAAATCATCGAAGAAACGAAGCAATAA
- a CDS encoding GH25 family lysozyme → MQKRSDSNLVGIDVSHHIGSIDWKAVISSGIKFVFIKASERSRIH, encoded by the coding sequence ATGCAAAAACGTAGTGATTCTAACCTTGTAGGCATCGACGTTTCTCATCACATTGGTAGCATTGACTGGAAAGCCGTAATATCTTCTGGAATTAAGTTTGTATTCATAAAAGCTTCCGAAAGGAGTCGGATACACTGA
- a CDS encoding XkdQ/YqbQ family protein, with protein MIEVIIDNRNKTMWDISELITDMTWSTARSGKPAKMSLTFVSGALFQSRKFTVNNGDVVRVKVDGKPVFYGYVFTIETSEDDKVKLTAYDQIRYLLTNDTYVLENVTATDLIKRIAKDCELKIGELSDTKHVIPRVLEDNKKLLDIICRALDKTLIATRNIFIFYDDFGKLTLRDAKTWTTDIIIGEESQMRGFSHKRSIDDETYNRVKLFRDNKASGKRETFIMQDSANIARWGRLQLSDKLEEGMNDAQIKELLASYMKLHNREKKTLKVDAVGDVRIRAGMYIPLYLPEQQIQQYMLIDECSHSWDGSGHKMSLTLKVI; from the coding sequence ATGATCGAAGTCATTATTGATAACCGCAATAAGACGATGTGGGATATTTCCGAGCTGATTACCGATATGACCTGGTCGACGGCCCGTTCCGGCAAGCCGGCTAAGATGTCCTTGACTTTTGTATCCGGAGCGCTGTTCCAGAGCCGTAAATTCACCGTCAACAATGGTGATGTCGTGCGGGTGAAGGTCGACGGCAAGCCCGTATTTTACGGATATGTGTTCACCATCGAGACCAGTGAGGACGATAAGGTGAAGCTGACCGCCTATGACCAGATCCGGTACTTGCTAACTAACGATACGTATGTACTCGAAAATGTGACGGCCACGGATCTCATCAAGCGGATAGCGAAGGACTGCGAACTGAAGATCGGCGAACTGTCCGACACGAAGCATGTCATTCCTCGCGTGTTGGAGGATAACAAAAAGCTGCTCGATATAATCTGCCGCGCGCTGGACAAGACGCTGATTGCGACGCGCAATATTTTCATATTTTATGACGACTTCGGCAAGCTGACGCTGCGGGATGCGAAAACGTGGACAACCGATATCATTATCGGCGAAGAGAGCCAGATGCGGGGGTTCTCGCACAAGCGGTCGATTGACGATGAGACCTACAACCGCGTGAAGCTGTTCCGGGACAACAAGGCGTCAGGCAAGCGTGAGACGTTCATTATGCAAGACAGCGCGAACATCGCGAGATGGGGAAGACTGCAGTTGTCCGACAAACTCGAAGAGGGCATGAATGATGCCCAAATCAAGGAGCTTCTCGCATCCTATATGAAGCTTCACAACCGCGAGAAAAAAACATTAAAAGTAGACGCCGTAGGGGATGTTCGCATTCGGGCCGGAATGTACATCCCTCTTTATTTGCCCGAACAACAGATTCAGCAATATATGCTCATCGATGAATGCTCCCACAGCTGGGACGGTTCGGGACATAAGATGTCACTAACATTGAAGGTGATCTAG
- a CDS encoding baseplate J/gp47 family protein, whose amino-acid sequence MDNGIGGQARLQETPRYEDILARMLERVPNEVDKREGSIIYDALAPVAAEMAQWYQEMSLNRELSYADTATGAYLERRTAEFGVRRLPAVAAKRRGRFYAADGAPRSVPVGSRFAIEDLTWRVTASLSPGESELTCETEGVEGNRLYGELTPIDYVAGLARAELGDILVPGEDTESDDALRARYLEAINEQPFGGNVSDYRTKLTVMPGVGGVKVFPAWQGGGTLKCTLISSDYQVPSAELIAEVQEQTDPKAAAGLGGGFAPIGHQVTITAVRPVEVKVETTLQLDKGMTLGQVQGDVEQVLQQYMQLLRESWKDQEKLIARISQMEARILTVPGVADVSGTTLNGAAANLELSEEEVPVLREVKLNGA is encoded by the coding sequence ATGGATAATGGAATTGGAGGACAAGCGCGCTTGCAGGAGACGCCGCGGTATGAGGATATTTTGGCGCGCATGCTGGAGCGGGTTCCCAACGAGGTCGACAAGCGCGAAGGCAGCATCATTTACGATGCGCTCGCGCCGGTCGCGGCCGAAATGGCGCAGTGGTACCAAGAGATGAGCCTGAACCGCGAGCTATCCTATGCCGATACGGCCACAGGCGCTTATCTGGAGCGGCGAACGGCCGAGTTCGGCGTACGGCGTCTCCCCGCCGTCGCTGCCAAGCGGCGCGGGAGATTCTACGCTGCGGACGGCGCGCCTAGGAGCGTGCCGGTCGGCAGCCGCTTTGCGATTGAAGATCTGACGTGGCGGGTAACGGCATCGCTATCCCCCGGGGAAAGCGAGCTTACTTGCGAGACCGAGGGAGTGGAAGGCAATCGGCTCTATGGAGAACTGACGCCGATCGACTATGTTGCCGGTCTGGCACGGGCAGAATTGGGGGACATTCTCGTTCCCGGGGAGGACACGGAATCCGATGACGCGCTGCGAGCTCGCTATCTTGAAGCGATTAACGAGCAGCCGTTCGGGGGCAATGTGTCCGACTATCGGACGAAGCTCACCGTGATGCCGGGCGTAGGCGGGGTAAAGGTATTCCCGGCCTGGCAAGGGGGCGGGACGTTGAAGTGTACGCTCATCTCGTCGGATTATCAAGTTCCGTCGGCGGAGCTGATTGCCGAGGTTCAGGAGCAGACAGATCCGAAGGCGGCGGCCGGCCTGGGCGGAGGCTTCGCTCCCATCGGGCATCAGGTGACGATTACGGCGGTCCGTCCCGTGGAAGTGAAGGTCGAGACGACGCTTCAACTGGACAAAGGAATGACGCTTGGCCAGGTGCAGGGCGACGTCGAGCAGGTGCTGCAGCAATATATGCAGTTGCTCCGGGAGTCGTGGAAGGATCAGGAGAAGCTGATCGCCCGTATCAGCCAAATGGAAGCCCGCATACTCACTGTGCCGGGGGTCGCGGATGTAAGCGGCACGACGCTGAACGGAGCCGCGGCCAATCTGGAGCTCAGCGAGGAGGAAGTGCCTGTGCTGCGGGAGGTGAAGCTCAATGGAGCGTAA
- a CDS encoding putative phage tail protein, with translation MERNYCSYLPPYYEGIREFEWLGETVDAELKGVAAGADKWLNDQFVLTASEASLKRREEELGIQADPTLESLDFRKKRVMNRYSTKPPFTVRYLQERLDFLLGGDRAKVELDVGRFELTVRAKLTDAAIFKEVEHTVRFMKPANLLYRQATSLSDRIEVQEQLSRIPLQRRTKLSTGWRLGRAPFAERGQEVVLK, from the coding sequence ATGGAGCGTAACTATTGCTCCTATCTGCCTCCCTATTATGAGGGCATTCGCGAGTTCGAATGGCTGGGAGAGACCGTCGATGCAGAACTTAAGGGCGTCGCGGCCGGGGCCGACAAATGGCTGAACGATCAATTTGTGCTCACGGCCAGCGAGGCCTCGTTGAAGCGGAGGGAAGAAGAGCTCGGCATTCAGGCCGACCCGACACTGGAATCGTTGGATTTCAGAAAAAAGCGGGTTATGAACCGTTACTCCACCAAGCCGCCGTTCACGGTGCGGTACTTGCAGGAGCGGCTCGACTTCTTGCTGGGCGGCGATCGGGCCAAGGTGGAACTCGACGTCGGCCGCTTCGAGCTGACCGTTCGGGCGAAGCTGACCGATGCGGCGATTTTCAAGGAAGTAGAGCATACGGTGCGCTTCATGAAGCCAGCCAACCTGCTGTACCGGCAGGCTACGTCCTTGTCGGACCGGATTGAGGTTCAGGAGCAATTGAGCCGTATCCCGCTGCAACGCCGGACGAAGCTGTCGACAGGCTGGAGGCTGGGACGGGCGCCGTTTGCCGAACGGGGACAGGAGGTCGTATTGAAATGA
- a CDS encoding pyocin knob domain-containing protein: MPYEAKTDWKYDDLVTEKDMNRIEQGLKDAHVPAHQPLTLNPGLQVVEVEQDTPFRMGEVKGRTLMNLSGREGNFDYRTSPLFTFFGTGEIIPASTPVGTKVQKIVCDRAADSPGHFGARYELNIDRSKHYVAVAYLDNISCDEPVYFSLAEWKSTGYYTIRKSGNVKKGKGMQYRYIDISPDRLETQEKLVFYFRGEGTAGAEFRIGAFGIYEISQAEYEAIGKMKFAQVAERYPYVDSMTNVKNPYAIVTGGNLLPPFYEWSPQGVVKVTSPYEAELTPTTNEVTALWCDIPTSPNTDYILSIDQNGATMSVTGGADGAIIVDNTAATSAKFNSGDRNTIRVYVSNFLIGSETPSIGNFTFKNPMLTIGTEPRPFAPQQRSMIAFEAELAAHPVDGSNPDTLLMGDDGLPYVLGAWKKITLDGALDWKLNGTVKSDFKIVTVTGLPPAIKTVPQGIMVDYKGVTLTNDLAGVSGWTSGGCWQMGDAAYNNLYVSISNTDSGWGQDYNPTQDEIKAYFLGWKMYDPSTNLDGTGTYNRSDGLIKAWTPLDSFNGNFYNGVYKGPGVPNEIPSLKNTDVYVKHRSWTPYRLQYLKVKPTVEPVRNYELGATLCAGSNMVEVGSGIVIRERANPVNHAGLYYLVNHINFPASYLQHKAKKIAIYANNAIDSNWTHVDIDAYGLDRVFLEHSYFDPTAVYHVTYTMLDPTIPAPISGTVAANLRGTVSALVRAVSLLESEISISGEVAMTAADVGAAAKDEFDDLKKNAVVKNGDSVIEGMLSMSKNDGPHLQLKGTTSSFGEWYVGNERKGYFGVGDASNPDRVSVVSEKGSLNLYGAQGVNINGIAAYRQAVYLGEGTDLNAVTGEGLYYCPANVTVQTMKNVPLADAFALQVFRHAGVTQVFYNYRSNPGDGNLAAQYKRSYYNNHWTPWYKVADSRDIDDLKQSVVDGKGKVAGAINDMGGGPVSANNTFDELAAAIRANQGASGSTGLTKQFFDNFSGNFSGPTPFDAISGSFHFNKDGNAVGIAVSTKGGNNYDYVLREISPSGVRLSQQTIESGAYMYDTFRGGVGLAKPGKYAYAIRPDSITTTRVRIRNSSGTLVSSVQPPVSVTLPYTFDITEIGGTYYLSSFEWQGGTAFRATIYDSNFNKAFTSTVQETASGNFKGGYFIDPNTALYQLNGSVLCIRWTLANGWQEVQSNYVSDYYYTQLLAAYAYRQ; this comes from the coding sequence ATGCCATACGAGGCAAAGACGGACTGGAAATACGACGACCTCGTCACCGAGAAGGACATGAACCGCATTGAGCAGGGTCTGAAGGACGCCCATGTTCCTGCCCACCAGCCGCTAACGCTGAACCCCGGCCTCCAGGTGGTGGAGGTCGAACAAGACACGCCGTTCCGGATGGGGGAGGTGAAGGGACGGACACTCATGAATTTGTCCGGTAGAGAAGGTAACTTTGACTATCGGACATCGCCGCTATTCACCTTTTTCGGGACCGGGGAGATCATTCCCGCATCTACTCCCGTCGGAACGAAAGTCCAGAAGATCGTATGTGATCGTGCGGCAGACAGCCCGGGGCACTTTGGCGCCAGGTACGAACTGAACATTGACCGCTCGAAGCATTATGTGGCGGTAGCGTACCTGGACAACATTTCGTGTGATGAACCTGTTTATTTCTCCCTTGCGGAATGGAAAAGCACTGGATACTATACGATCCGCAAATCGGGAAATGTCAAAAAGGGGAAAGGGATGCAATATCGATACATTGATATTTCCCCGGATCGCCTTGAGACACAGGAAAAGCTTGTTTTTTACTTCCGTGGAGAAGGGACAGCAGGCGCAGAATTCCGGATCGGCGCATTCGGAATCTACGAGATTTCACAGGCCGAGTATGAAGCTATTGGAAAGATGAAGTTTGCTCAGGTTGCCGAACGCTATCCATACGTAGACAGCATGACCAACGTCAAGAACCCATATGCCATCGTGACGGGAGGCAATCTGCTTCCGCCGTTTTATGAGTGGTCGCCACAAGGCGTTGTAAAAGTGACATCACCGTATGAAGCTGAATTAACCCCTACGACGAACGAGGTTACAGCACTTTGGTGCGATATTCCGACTTCGCCTAATACTGACTATATATTAAGTATCGACCAAAACGGGGCTACAATGTCGGTTACTGGTGGTGCAGATGGAGCAATAATAGTAGATAATACGGCTGCTACTTCGGCAAAGTTTAATAGTGGAGATAGAAATACGATTAGAGTATACGTGTCAAATTTTTTAATAGGAAGTGAGACGCCAAGTATAGGCAACTTCACGTTCAAAAACCCGATGCTCACCATCGGCACCGAACCGAGGCCCTTCGCTCCGCAGCAGCGCAGCATGATCGCCTTCGAGGCGGAGCTGGCCGCTCATCCAGTAGACGGCAGCAATCCCGATACGCTATTGATGGGAGACGATGGGCTACCGTATGTACTGGGGGCGTGGAAGAAGATCACGCTGGATGGAGCGTTGGACTGGAAATTAAACGGAACCGTTAAGAGTGACTTTAAAATCGTAACAGTTACAGGACTTCCACCTGCGATTAAAACAGTTCCGCAAGGTATTATGGTCGATTACAAGGGCGTGACACTGACTAATGATTTAGCTGGCGTGAGTGGGTGGACTAGTGGTGGTTGTTGGCAGATGGGGGATGCCGCGTATAACAATCTTTACGTGTCCATATCCAACACAGACAGCGGATGGGGGCAGGATTACAATCCGACGCAAGATGAGATAAAGGCGTATTTCTTGGGTTGGAAGATGTACGACCCAAGTACAAACCTTGACGGAACCGGTACCTATAATCGATCAGATGGGTTGATCAAAGCTTGGACACCGCTTGATAGTTTTAACGGAAATTTTTATAACGGGGTGTATAAGGGCCCGGGCGTGCCGAACGAGATACCAAGTTTAAAAAACACAGATGTATATGTTAAGCACCGTTCTTGGACTCCATACCGCCTCCAATACCTGAAGGTGAAGCCAACCGTCGAACCCGTCCGGAATTATGAACTAGGCGCGACTCTGTGCGCAGGATCGAACATGGTCGAGGTCGGCAGCGGTATTGTCATTCGGGAACGGGCGAACCCGGTGAATCACGCAGGTTTGTATTATCTCGTCAACCACATCAACTTTCCTGCGTCTTATTTACAACACAAGGCCAAGAAAATCGCCATTTATGCAAACAACGCTATTGATAGTAATTGGACGCATGTGGATATTGACGCGTATGGTTTAGACAGAGTGTTCTTAGAACATTCGTATTTCGACCCAACCGCAGTCTACCACGTCACTTATACGATGCTCGATCCAACGATTCCGGCTCCAATCAGCGGCACCGTGGCGGCGAACCTGCGTGGGACTGTGTCGGCTCTAGTTCGAGCGGTTAGCTTGCTTGAGTCTGAGATTTCCATTTCCGGCGAGGTAGCAATGACTGCGGCGGATGTTGGGGCTGCGGCCAAGGATGAGTTTGATGACTTGAAGAAAAATGCTGTAGTTAAGAATGGGGATTCTGTCATTGAAGGAATGCTGTCAATGTCCAAAAATGATGGCCCACATTTGCAGCTAAAAGGCACGACATCTTCGTTTGGCGAATGGTATGTTGGGAATGAACGAAAAGGGTACTTCGGTGTCGGGGACGCTTCTAACCCGGACAGGGTGTCCGTTGTCAGTGAAAAAGGCTCGCTGAACTTGTATGGTGCCCAAGGCGTGAATATAAATGGGATTGCTGCATATAGACAGGCGGTATATCTAGGTGAAGGAACAGACTTAAACGCCGTTACTGGAGAGGGGCTTTATTATTGCCCAGCAAACGTGACTGTCCAAACAATGAAAAACGTGCCTTTGGCCGATGCTTTTGCACTTCAGGTGTTCCGGCATGCTGGAGTTACCCAAGTGTTTTACAACTATAGATCGAATCCGGGAGATGGTAACTTAGCTGCGCAGTATAAGCGGAGCTACTACAACAACCATTGGACGCCTTGGTATAAAGTAGCTGATAGCAGGGATATTGACGATTTAAAGCAATCTGTCGTTGATGGGAAAGGGAAAGTCGCGGGGGCCATCAACGACATGGGAGGTGGGCCAGTCTCCGCGAACAATACTTTCGACGAGTTAGCGGCAGCTATTCGCGCTAACCAAGGTGCTTCAGGTAGCACAGGCTTGACTAAACAATTCTTTGACAATTTTTCAGGAAACTTCTCTGGGCCCACACCATTCGATGCAATTTCCGGTTCGTTCCACTTTAACAAGGATGGGAATGCTGTCGGTATAGCAGTTTCGACCAAGGGTGGGAATAATTATGACTATGTTTTACGAGAAATAAGCCCTTCAGGGGTGCGTTTGTCACAGCAAACTATTGAAAGCGGAGCGTACATGTATGATACGTTCCGAGGCGGTGTTGGGTTAGCGAAACCGGGAAAATATGCTTACGCTATCCGGCCAGATTCCATTACAACAACGCGAGTTCGCATACGTAATTCTTCAGGGACCTTGGTGTCTAGCGTGCAGCCACCGGTGTCTGTGACGTTACCATACACTTTCGACATTACAGAAATTGGTGGTACTTACTACCTATCTTCGTTTGAGTGGCAAGGCGGCACTGCATTCAGAGCTACAATATACGACAGCAACTTCAACAAGGCATTTACTTCCACAGTCCAAGAGACGGCCTCAGGAAATTTTAAGGGCGGCTATTTTATTGACCCTAACACGGCGCTGTACCAACTCAATGGTAGTGTTTTGTGCATTCGTTGGACTTTGGCTAATGGGTGGCAAGAGGTACAATCAAATTATGTAAGTGATTACTATTACACACAATTATTGGCGGCATACGCATACAGACAATAA
- a CDS encoding ketopantoate hydroxymethyltransferase — MISSILLQEMARHVNRRIAKVVLNQSVEITDFQIKDVSEQEVLMEYIIPAGAAETVTLIELQDEAGTVLTSNPVFIPLTTDTLIKHPIAIKEVA, encoded by the coding sequence ATGATTAGTTCTATTTTATTGCAGGAAATGGCGCGGCACGTCAACCGGAGAATCGCCAAGGTCGTGCTGAACCAATCCGTGGAAATTACGGATTTTCAGATCAAGGATGTATCGGAGCAGGAAGTGCTGATGGAATACATTATCCCCGCCGGGGCGGCGGAGACTGTGACGCTAATTGAACTGCAGGATGAAGCCGGCACGGTCCTGACCTCGAATCCGGTATTCATTCCGCTCACAACCGACACGCTCATCAAGCATCCAATTGCAATCAAGGAGGTGGCTTAG
- a CDS encoding phage tail protein, producing MNEKQLIIFKPPQPPAPIVLPQRVNRMRNDWSFEFNPILKMMGMTHLRIMASIDEVVKKSFHSMTESWKQLAAHAGKEWSDAAHSFTKTVEASGASAVEAGGSTEEKGKEQQQKKGKGEEEKTVGQKMKSAALPILNALQTMGIHAIQNAAAAEDFRSRYQAQYGNAQQGAAVFETMRSQALKSGRDVNQSLESGLVLTAISKNANDVTKMNEMVQRLAAFRPNENAAGLAGSMKEAYFGKADGLLQQLNLPINEDLQKKMESFGQTGNLDGFLEAFDELMTKAGMSQESLALLMESPVKQWELAVNRFQGMLALMGETAMTAFGPVLQLLNQAFEEGRFNGFFEAIHGGLSLLGSITEAVVSFLLENWSLVETALAAIGIVVAMVAAIWLVQWLIAAWPIFVIIGAIGLLIGNLKNFGLTTGEAIGAIVGAFFSMAASIKNNIALIWNILVAFGEFLVNFFKSPIYSLQKLFYDLMKNVVDYVANMINTILRGINKVISFINKLTDSSIETVNEWSTDWVEKIKPTTERDDLADFSKFRMEQTATDAAFKSGQDFIKNNSAFTGDLFKKITDPGPTGTDQFKPIATGMNAPQISKVGEVGKIGKVEGEVDISDEKLMMMRELAEMDSIQNFVTLTPTVQVSTGDIHQGFDFDTLINRIEQKLEEEFVSTAEGVYG from the coding sequence ATGAACGAGAAGCAGCTTATCATTTTCAAGCCGCCACAGCCGCCGGCTCCTATCGTGCTCCCCCAGCGTGTCAACCGCATGCGCAACGATTGGAGCTTTGAATTCAACCCGATTCTGAAAATGATGGGGATGACGCATCTGAGGATTATGGCCTCCATTGATGAAGTCGTTAAGAAGTCATTTCATTCGATGACGGAGTCATGGAAGCAGCTTGCTGCACACGCGGGCAAGGAATGGAGCGATGCGGCCCACAGCTTCACTAAAACGGTTGAAGCATCAGGCGCCTCCGCAGTGGAAGCAGGAGGGTCCACAGAAGAGAAAGGCAAGGAACAGCAACAGAAGAAGGGCAAGGGCGAAGAAGAGAAAACGGTAGGGCAGAAAATGAAAAGCGCGGCCCTTCCAATATTGAACGCACTCCAGACGATGGGCATCCATGCAATTCAGAATGCGGCTGCGGCGGAAGACTTCCGTTCCCGCTACCAAGCGCAATATGGCAATGCGCAGCAGGGAGCGGCCGTGTTCGAGACCATGAGATCCCAAGCGCTCAAGTCGGGGCGTGATGTGAACCAGTCATTGGAGTCCGGACTTGTGCTGACTGCGATTTCGAAAAATGCCAATGATGTCACCAAAATGAATGAGATGGTGCAGCGCTTAGCCGCCTTCCGGCCGAATGAAAATGCCGCTGGACTCGCAGGCTCGATGAAGGAGGCGTACTTCGGGAAGGCGGATGGCCTGCTTCAGCAGTTGAATCTGCCGATCAATGAGGATCTGCAGAAAAAAATGGAGTCTTTCGGCCAGACTGGGAATCTGGACGGCTTCCTGGAAGCCTTCGATGAACTGATGACCAAGGCCGGGATGAGTCAGGAATCTCTTGCTCTCTTAATGGAAAGTCCGGTGAAGCAATGGGAGCTTGCCGTCAATCGCTTCCAGGGCATGCTGGCCTTGATGGGCGAGACGGCCATGACGGCGTTTGGTCCGGTGCTGCAATTATTGAATCAGGCATTTGAGGAAGGACGATTCAATGGATTTTTCGAAGCGATTCATGGCGGATTGAGCTTGCTTGGCTCCATCACGGAAGCGGTCGTGAGTTTCCTGTTAGAGAATTGGAGCTTGGTGGAAACTGCTCTCGCTGCCATTGGCATCGTTGTTGCCATGGTCGCTGCGATTTGGCTCGTTCAGTGGCTGATTGCGGCTTGGCCGATTTTTGTGATTATAGGGGCGATTGGATTACTGATCGGAAACCTGAAAAATTTCGGTTTGACTACAGGAGAAGCAATCGGAGCTATTGTTGGCGCTTTTTTTTCTATGGCTGCATCAATAAAAAATAATATAGCTTTGATCTGGAATATACTCGTGGCATTCGGGGAATTTCTTGTTAATTTTTTCAAATCCCCTATTTATTCACTTCAAAAATTATTTTACGATTTGATGAAAAACGTTGTCGATTATGTTGCTAATATGATTAATACAATCCTTCGCGGTATCAACAAAGTCATTTCTTTTATTAACAAATTGACTGACTCTAGCATAGAAACGGTTAATGAGTGGAGTACGGATTGGGTAGAAAAAATAAAGCCGACAACCGAACGGGATGATTTGGCTGACTTTTCAAAATTCCGAATGGAGCAGACCGCTACTGACGCGGCTTTCAAAAGCGGCCAGGACTTCATCAAGAATAACAGTGCTTTCACGGGCGACCTGTTCAAAAAGATAACCGATCCCGGACCAACGGGAACGGATCAGTTCAAACCCATCGCTACAGGCATGAATGCGCCACAAATCTCGAAGGTAGGAGAAGTCGGCAAAATTGGCAAGGTCGAAGGCGAGGTTGACATTTCCGATGAGAAGCTGATGATGATGCGTGAGCTGGCGGAGATGGACAGCATTCAAAATTTCGTGACGCTGACACCGACGGTGCAGGTATCCACGGGCGACATCCACCAAGGCTTTGACTTCGATACGCTCATCAATCGCATCGAACAGAAGCTGGAAGAAGAGTTTGTCTCGACGGCGGAAGGGGTGTACGGCTGA
- a CDS encoding DUF2634 domain-containing protein, with protein MIPQVLMDMEDTFEVAEASQPARTYRIDRRTGRVAGITDGLDAMKQAIAKLLQTERYEHLIYSPNYGTELRANLGYGAGFVQSELERAITEALMQDDRVRSVTSFEFHSAEDAMLVSFTVETTEGTVQTMKEVTVNG; from the coding sequence GTGATTCCACAAGTGCTGATGGATATGGAAGATACTTTTGAAGTTGCCGAGGCCAGCCAGCCGGCAAGGACCTACCGAATTGACCGCAGAACGGGCAGGGTTGCAGGCATAACCGATGGTCTGGATGCGATGAAGCAGGCGATCGCCAAGCTGCTGCAGACGGAACGGTATGAGCATCTCATCTATAGTCCGAATTACGGAACCGAGCTGAGAGCAAATCTCGGATATGGCGCGGGCTTCGTTCAATCTGAATTGGAACGGGCGATTACCGAAGCGCTGATGCAGGATGACCGGGTGCGGAGCGTGACGTCATTTGAATTCCATTCGGCAGAGGATGCCATGCTGGTCAGCTTCACGGTGGAGACGACGGAAGGGACGGTGCAGACGATGAAGGAGGTGACCGTCAATGGATAA
- a CDS encoding DUF2577 domain-containing protein — translation MGMLDIIKKAGVGAVEASSPVSLLFGEVLSRAPLRIQVDQRFTLPASAIAVTERLTEYKIRIGTEEVVIRQGLKAGDKVLLARAQGGQMYIAIDRVVGM, via the coding sequence ATGGGGATGCTGGATATTATCAAAAAAGCCGGAGTGGGCGCCGTCGAGGCATCCAGTCCGGTCTCGCTGCTGTTCGGTGAGGTGCTGAGCAGGGCGCCGCTGCGCATTCAGGTCGATCAGCGGTTCACTCTTCCTGCCAGCGCCATTGCCGTAACCGAGCGGCTGACCGAGTATAAGATACGGATCGGCACGGAGGAGGTCGTCATCCGGCAAGGGTTGAAGGCCGGTGACAAGGTGCTGCTCGCCCGTGCGCAGGGCGGCCAGATGTATATTGCCATCGACAGGGTGGTGGGCATGTGA
- a CDS encoding LysM peptidoglycan-binding domain-containing protein produces the protein MNEYRIFLSINNQEQVMELPVNPPQLQVSESGNLSSFDIIGLGEVNAIQPMKLAELQFSSLFPAGPAPYVHVPPERLLQPKDYVEMLRGWMKRQRPIRFVLTSPSMRINLAMVIEKFTWSESSGSVGDIDYELGLKEYRFFHAHKMTKSANTDSTVTIQKAPPERPDERMIPSTYTLGPGESLWAVAKRFFNDESKAVEIQRLNGLRSDEVKDLEQGRKLRLR, from the coding sequence ATGAATGAGTACCGTATCTTTCTGAGCATCAACAATCAGGAGCAGGTGATGGAGCTGCCCGTCAATCCGCCGCAGCTGCAGGTAAGCGAATCCGGGAATCTGTCCTCCTTCGACATTATCGGATTGGGCGAGGTGAACGCGATTCAGCCGATGAAGCTGGCTGAGCTGCAATTCAGCAGCCTGTTCCCCGCAGGACCGGCCCCGTATGTTCATGTTCCCCCTGAGCGGCTGCTCCAGCCGAAGGACTATGTCGAGATGCTGCGCGGCTGGATGAAGCGCCAGCGCCCGATACGCTTCGTGCTGACCTCGCCTTCCATGCGCATTAATCTCGCAATGGTTATCGAGAAGTTCACCTGGTCGGAGTCGTCCGGCAGCGTAGGGGATATCGATTATGAGCTCGGTTTGAAGGAATATCGCTTTTTCCATGCGCACAAAATGACGAAGTCCGCGAACACGGACAGCACCGTCACGATCCAGAAGGCCCCTCCGGAGCGGCCGGATGAGCGCATGATTCCTTCCACCTATACCCTTGGCCCGGGCGAATCGCTATGGGCGGTAGCCAAACGGTTTTTCAATGATGAGAGCAAGGCTGTTGAGATTCAGCGCCTGAACGGCCTTCGGAGCGATGAAGTCAAGGATCTGGAGCAAGGCCGGAAGCTGCGGCTGCGGTAG